The nucleotide sequence GAGAGCCGCCTTGGCCGAGGACATCCCGCCGCCGTAGCCAGGAATCACCCTCTGGGCGGCCATGAAGCTGATACACAGAAGCGATCCTCCGGGCCTCGAATGCGGTGCGAAGCGCTGCGCCATGGAGACGAAGGAATAGGCGCTGGCGCCGAGCGCGTCCAGGTAGCCGCGCCGGCTCGTTTCCACAAGAGGCTTCTTGACTTCGGGTGCGTTGGCCAAACTGTGAACGAGCACATCCACGGGCCGATGCCCGAAGTCGTCCTGGAGACGTTGGACCACGCCGTCGATGCTGAAATCGGCGTGTGCCCGGTAGCGACGATCGCTCTTCACATCGTCCGGAACATCCTCGAGGCGGTCGTACATGGCGTCGAGGGGATAGATGCGCTCGAACTCCAGCCTGCCGCCCTCAGGAAGCGCGCGCGAGGAGTCTAGCTTGCCCAGTTTTAGCAGTTTGGTGAATACGCCGTAGGCA is from Pseudomonadota bacterium and encodes:
- a CDS encoding enoyl-[acyl-carrier-protein] reductase, which gives rise to MLEIDLRGKRVFVAGVADDAGFGFAIAKHLFRAGASICVGTWPPAYGVFTKLLKLGKLDSSRALPEGGRLEFERIYPLDAMYDRLEDVPDDVKSDRRYRAHADFSIDGVVQRLQDDFGHRPVDVLVHSLANAPEVKKPLVETSRRGYLDALGASAYSFVSMAQRFAPHSRPGGSLLCISFMAAQRVIPGYGGGMSSAKAALEADTRVLAYELGQRFGLRVNCISAGPWASRAASATGLIGAMVDYNRRNAPLPEALTADEIGAAAAFLSSPLAAGITATTLYVDKGFHSMGIAADALPKSHRL